CTTCCCCGAAAGAAAGGTGCGATGTTATGCAAAAGTAGCACTGATGGTACTCGCGAGATTTGCTAACGAGTCTACTTCGTACAACAGATACAACCTTGTTGTACCCCGTGACAAAGACGATTTTAGACCTATTGACGATATTTTCCAAGTCATCGAAACTGTGTCCCAAAATTACATACCGGAGGACGAGGCGGACTATTTTGATAATGAGTCAACCGGGATTAAGAGAAGACTACGACGAGCGCTCGCCCACGCATCCGAAGCGGAGTTTCGAAACGTCGTAACGGATTATAACGATGCGATCGAACGATTAAGACGCGACGGCAGCATCGCACAAAAACTCGACTCGACTCATCGGTTGAATTTACCCCTCGTCGAGAGAATCTTAACCCAAATTTATTCGCGCACTGTGTCACCTCGGGTTGAATCACTCCGTCAATATGAAAACGGAACGGACAACGTTTACGGAGAATTACTACCTCGTTTCATcagcaccatcttcaaaGAGACAGGATTGAAGTCGGGTCAGGTTTTCGTCGATCTAGGATCTGGCGTGGGTAACGTTGTTTTGCAGGCGGCACTGGAGATTGGGTGTGAAAGCTGGGGCTGCGAAATGATGCAGAATGCGTGTGAACTTGCCGAACTCCAGCAGACCGAGTTCAGGGCTCGATGTCGCCTATGGGGAATTGCACCTGGGAAAACACATCTCGTTCGGGGGGATTTCCTCAAAGAACAAAGTATCATCGATGTCCTAAAGCGCGCAGATGTCATCCTGATTAACAACCAGGCTTTCACTCCACAACTCAATAACGAGTTGATCAACCACTTCCTGGACATGAAAGAGGGTTGCCAGATCGTGTCCCTCAAGTCATTTGTCCCTGCAGCCCATAAGATCCAGTCTCGGAATCTAAACTCGCCCATTAATCTTCTCAAGGTAAAGCAGAGGGAATATTGGTCCAACAGTGTCAGCTGGACCGACGTTGGTGGCACTTACTTCATCGCTACCAAAGACAGCTCTAGGTTGAGAGCTTTTGCAGAGAGCATGGGTTGAGATGCCCGCCTCTGCACTACGCGGTTACCGAGACTACCAACAAACTGGTTTTGGGTAACCTTCCACCTTCTTACTTTTGGTACGTTTTGTTTATCCTGGGTTTATAAATCTACATACAATCCCCTGTGGGCCTCTCTTCGGTGTATTATTTTCCTATTCTtacctttctctttcttgtctatttttcttttcttttcttttcttttctttttttttttggaaaTAGCTACTTGTCTTGAAGATATGATACCACTGTTCTTGTATAAATGTTGGCAtggtt
This DNA window, taken from Aspergillus flavus chromosome 5, complete sequence, encodes the following:
- a CDS encoding S-adenosyl-L-methionine-dependent methyltransferase (Homolog of Dot1, a H3K79 methyltransferase, and transcriptional regulator of the aflatoxin biosynthetic gene cluster. Author: Brandon Pfannenstiel, University of Wisconsin-Madison), which produces MGFFDHLQKGGGFSLQPKKPQIRKVVQARPAPPSRASSLTPGTSSRASPSDKPKKTQGSGSRSVSKDPDLTSSKRRLNAPSQNRKRQTPEQRLSSDDDSSDTDTSFEVRKRARTGDSAEPDFERRLRSLKAFSEGGVKSLPIVHAADITSVQKAGCFKPAFGGTGRPTEIFLQYPSASPKERYNLVVPRDKDDFRPIDDIFQVIETVSQNYIPEDEADYFDNESTGIKRRLRRALAHASEAEFRNVVTDYNDAIERLRRDGSIAQKLDSTHRLNLPLVERILTQIYSRTVSPRVESLRQYENGTDNVYGELLPRFISTIFKETGLKSGQVFVDLGSGVGNVVLQAALEIGCESWGCEMMQNACELAELQQTEFRARCRLWGIAPGKTHLVRGDFLKEQSIIDVLKRADVILINNQAFTPQLNNELINHFLDMKEGCQIVSLKSFVPAAHKIQSRNLNSPINLLKVKQREYWSNSVSWTDVGGTYFIATKDSSRLRAFAESMG